In a single window of the Hippoglossus hippoglossus isolate fHipHip1 chromosome 7, fHipHip1.pri, whole genome shotgun sequence genome:
- the nfatc2a gene encoding nuclear factor of activated T-cells, cytoplasmic 2 isoform X3 — protein MMFRETWRLAQYHTMRSMDQDDPNLASHKVLSPESEQAFPLEEASPYGIKSCSPPYGGHHTEVLSGYDNQEARNYLDSTRPAGLALSPRIEITPSREHYNHGRDSLQNHHLNISPRPTLTVPGHENLAYREPLCLSPASSNSSASWHSENYSPWTSPCVSPGSGQNPGDLCPRLQNIHTGSPRTSPGTSPRTSLVEDGLGQRSPSSRPGSRSTSPQGKRTYDMYRNPGLVPGHRSRSPSPHSGHEDHNISAHYTHSSLVDAMNGFGQPGLVPTKIVKTSNQVYALYPENHLEGNFLVSCDQDIKKPAAEPFFVIPPIWSKPLVSSICSIPVASLPPLEWPMPRRTDQYELHIDVQPKPHHRAHYETEGSRGAVKAPTGGHPVVQLHGYRGKEPLALQIFIGTADDRILKPHAFYQVHRITGKTVTTTSFEKIINGTKVLEIPLEPKNNMKAIIDCAGILKLRNADIELRKGETDVGRKNTRVRLVFRVHIPQPGGQHVSLQVASHPIECSQRSAHELPMVEKQDMDSCSVLGGQQMILTGQNFSSDSKVIFTEKTQDGQQIWEMEATVDKDKSQPSMLFVELPSYRDTSACHSVKVNFYVINGKRKRSQPQHFTFTPLASPSIKTEPLDEYEVDHMGFAVPQILGLSPHPYYHTPRGVLHPDNGLVSSMASCQRLSSSLPSQDARFQQQSPAIVYSRGGKSLSGSQTLYQQTGGMMPDPHRSVLVHTGSPAQSVGPIGAGQHPSIIQFSPTNHHLLRGGDPQPLSAPQPDSQQIIYCDGYSPRSASDHSPTPPQAQADATHPQHYPTVIQQQPYMQKAPQKIRAPPGAGEMEAPGDGQRRVTVKEENLDQAYLDDGELNEIIRKDLTGVQARGQT, from the exons ATG ATGTTCAGAGAGACTTGGAGGCTGGCGCAGTACCACACCATGAGGTCGATGGATCAAG aTGACCCCAACCTTGCATCCCACAAAGTCCTCAGCCCGGAGTCGGAGCAGGCGTTCCCCCTGGAGGAGGCCTCCCCGTACGGCATCAAGTCCTGCAGCCCCCCCTACGGCGGGCACCACACTGAGGTTCTCTCAGGTTATGACAACCAGGAGGCCAGAAACTACCTGGACAGTACCCGGCCCGCAGGCCTGGCGCTGAGCCCGCGGATTGAAATCACACCCTCCCGTGAGCACTACAACCATGGTCGGGACTCCCTGCAGAACCACCACCTGAACATTAGCCCCAGACCCACCCTGACCGTCCCCGGCCATGAGAACCTCGCCTACCGCGAGCCCCTGTGCCTGAGTCCCGCCAGCAGCAACTCCTCCGCCAGCTGGCATTCGGAGAACTACTCCCCCTGGACGTCCCCTTGTGTGTCCCCTGGCAGCGGCCAGAACCCCGGAGACCTCTGCCCCCGATTGCAGAACATCCACACTGGCTCCCCACGCACCTCCCCGGGCACCTCTCCTCGCACCAGCCTAGTCGAGGACGGCCTGGGACAGCGCTCGCCCTCCTCCAGACCTGGCTCCCGCTCCACCTCCCCACAGGGCAAACGCACCTACGACATGTACAGGAATCCAGGCCTGGTCCCTGGACATCGCTCCCGCAGTCCCTCCCCCCACAGCGGCCATGAAGATCACAACATCAGTGCCCactacacacacagcagcctcGTCGATGCCATGAACGGCTTCGGTCAGCCAGGCCTGGTGCCCACTAAGATAGTCAAGACGTCCAACCAGGTGTACGCCCTGTACCCAGAGAACCACCTGGAAGGGAACTTCTTGGTTTCCTGTGACCAGGACATAAAGAAACCTGCTGCAGAGCCTTTCTTTGTCATCCCCCCAATCTGGTCCAAGCCGCTGGTTTCCAGCATCTGCAG CATCCCTGtggcctccctccctccgctgGAATGGCCGATGCCCAGACGCACCGACCAGTATGAGCTGCACATCGACGTGCAGCCCAAGCCGCACCACAGAGCCCACTACGAGACGGAGGGAAGCCGGGGGGCGGTGAAGGCCCCGACAGGAGGACATCCGGTTGTGCAG CTTCATGGTTACAGAGGGAAGGAGCCTCTCGCCCTGCAGATCTTCATCGGCACAGCGGACGATCGCATCCTCAAGCCTCACGCCTTTTACCAAGTTCACCGCATCACCGGCAAGACTGTGACGACCACGAGCTTTGAGAAGATTATCAACGGCACCAAAGTCCTGGAGATCCCCCTGGAGCCAAAGAACAACATGAAAGCAAT AATCGACTGTGCCGGGATCCTGAAGCTCCGGAACGCCGACATCGAGCTGAGGAAGGGCGAGACGGACGTGGGCCGGAAAAACACCCGAGTCCGTCTTGTGTTCCGTGTGCACATACCTCAGCCCGGAGGACAGCACGTCTCCCTGCAAGTGGCCTCGCATCCCATTGAGTGCT CTCAGCGTTCAGCGCACGAGCTTCCCATGGTGGAGAAGCAGGACATGGACAGCTGCTCCGTGCTCGGCGGCCAGCAGATGATCCTGACTGGGCAGAACTTCAGCTCCGATTCCAAGGTCATTTTTACGGAGAAGACTCAGG ATGGGCAGCAAATTTGGGAAATGGAAGCAACAGTGGACAAAGATAAAAGCCAGCCT AGCATGCTGTTTGTGGAGCTGCCGTCGTACCGGGACACGTCCGCCTGCCACTCGGTCAAAGTGAACTTCTACGTCATCAACGGCAAGAGGAAGCGCAGCCAGCCTCAGCACTTCACCTTCACTCCTCTGGCCT CTCCATCCATCAAGACAGAGCCTCTAGATGAGTATGAAGTCGACCACATGGGCTTCGCCGTGCCTCAGATCTTGGGCCTGTCCCCTCATCCCTACTACCACACCCCTCGTGGCGTCCTCCACCCGGACAACGGGCTGGTGTCCAGCATGGCCTCCTGCCAGCGCCTCAGCTCCAGCCTCCCCAGCCAGGACGCTcgtttccagcagcagagccCGGCCATCGTCTACTCCCGCGGGGGCAAGAGTCTCAGCGGCAGCCAGACTCTTTATCAGCAGACCGGAGGGATGATGCCCGACCCGCACCGGTCCGTCCTGGTCCACACCGGCTCCCCGGCTCAGTCTGTAGGTCCCATCGGTGCAGGCCAGCACCCCTCCATCATCCAGTTTTCCCCCACCAACCACCACCTGCTCCGGGGGGGAGACCCTCAGCCTCTCAGCGCTCCGCAGCCCGACTCCCAGCAGATCATCTACTGCGACGGCTACTCCCCTCGGTCGGCCAGCGACCACTCACCCACACCCCCCCAGGCTCAGGCCGACGCCACCCACCCTCAGCACTATCCCACCGTCATCCAGCAGCAGCCCTACATGCAGAAGGCGCCGCAGAAAATCCGGGCTCCCCCCGGCGCCGGGGAGATGGAGGCTCCGGGCGACGGCCAGAGGAGGGTGACGGTCAAAGAGGAGAACCTGGACCAGGCCTACCTAGATGATGGTGAGT
- the nfatc2a gene encoding nuclear factor of activated T-cells, cytoplasmic 2 isoform X1, which translates to MSSFYDEKDLEEELSRVHYPDDDLEFEYLFEYEPPGSDFAGGHADDPNLASHKVLSPESEQAFPLEEASPYGIKSCSPPYGGHHTEVLSGYDNQEARNYLDSTRPAGLALSPRIEITPSREHYNHGRDSLQNHHLNISPRPTLTVPGHENLAYREPLCLSPASSNSSASWHSENYSPWTSPCVSPGSGQNPGDLCPRLQNIHTGSPRTSPGTSPRTSLVEDGLGQRSPSSRPGSRSTSPQGKRTYDMYRNPGLVPGHRSRSPSPHSGHEDHNISAHYTHSSLVDAMNGFGQPGLVPTKIVKTSNQVYALYPENHLEGNFLVSCDQDIKKPAAEPFFVIPPIWSKPLVSSICSIPVASLPPLEWPMPRRTDQYELHIDVQPKPHHRAHYETEGSRGAVKAPTGGHPVVQLHGYRGKEPLALQIFIGTADDRILKPHAFYQVHRITGKTVTTTSFEKIINGTKVLEIPLEPKNNMKAIIDCAGILKLRNADIELRKGETDVGRKNTRVRLVFRVHIPQPGGQHVSLQVASHPIECSQRSAHELPMVEKQDMDSCSVLGGQQMILTGQNFSSDSKVIFTEKTQDGQQIWEMEATVDKDKSQPSMLFVELPSYRDTSACHSVKVNFYVINGKRKRSQPQHFTFTPLASPSIKTEPLDEYEVDHMGFAVPQILGLSPHPYYHTPRGVLHPDNGLVSSMASCQRLSSSLPSQDARFQQQSPAIVYSRGGKSLSGSQTLYQQTGGMMPDPHRSVLVHTGSPAQSVGPIGAGQHPSIIQFSPTNHHLLRGGDPQPLSAPQPDSQQIIYCDGYSPRSASDHSPTPPQAQADATHPQHYPTVIQQQPYMQKAPQKIRAPPGAGEMEAPGDGQRRVTVKEENLDQAYLDDGELNEIIRKDLTGVQARGQT; encoded by the exons ATGAGCTCCTTTTACGACGAGAAAGACCTGGAGGAAGAGCTCAGTCGAGTCCACTACCCCGATGACGACCTGGAGTTTGAGTACTTGTTTGAATATGAGCCGCCCGGCAGCGACTTCGCTGGAGGACATGCAG aTGACCCCAACCTTGCATCCCACAAAGTCCTCAGCCCGGAGTCGGAGCAGGCGTTCCCCCTGGAGGAGGCCTCCCCGTACGGCATCAAGTCCTGCAGCCCCCCCTACGGCGGGCACCACACTGAGGTTCTCTCAGGTTATGACAACCAGGAGGCCAGAAACTACCTGGACAGTACCCGGCCCGCAGGCCTGGCGCTGAGCCCGCGGATTGAAATCACACCCTCCCGTGAGCACTACAACCATGGTCGGGACTCCCTGCAGAACCACCACCTGAACATTAGCCCCAGACCCACCCTGACCGTCCCCGGCCATGAGAACCTCGCCTACCGCGAGCCCCTGTGCCTGAGTCCCGCCAGCAGCAACTCCTCCGCCAGCTGGCATTCGGAGAACTACTCCCCCTGGACGTCCCCTTGTGTGTCCCCTGGCAGCGGCCAGAACCCCGGAGACCTCTGCCCCCGATTGCAGAACATCCACACTGGCTCCCCACGCACCTCCCCGGGCACCTCTCCTCGCACCAGCCTAGTCGAGGACGGCCTGGGACAGCGCTCGCCCTCCTCCAGACCTGGCTCCCGCTCCACCTCCCCACAGGGCAAACGCACCTACGACATGTACAGGAATCCAGGCCTGGTCCCTGGACATCGCTCCCGCAGTCCCTCCCCCCACAGCGGCCATGAAGATCACAACATCAGTGCCCactacacacacagcagcctcGTCGATGCCATGAACGGCTTCGGTCAGCCAGGCCTGGTGCCCACTAAGATAGTCAAGACGTCCAACCAGGTGTACGCCCTGTACCCAGAGAACCACCTGGAAGGGAACTTCTTGGTTTCCTGTGACCAGGACATAAAGAAACCTGCTGCAGAGCCTTTCTTTGTCATCCCCCCAATCTGGTCCAAGCCGCTGGTTTCCAGCATCTGCAG CATCCCTGtggcctccctccctccgctgGAATGGCCGATGCCCAGACGCACCGACCAGTATGAGCTGCACATCGACGTGCAGCCCAAGCCGCACCACAGAGCCCACTACGAGACGGAGGGAAGCCGGGGGGCGGTGAAGGCCCCGACAGGAGGACATCCGGTTGTGCAG CTTCATGGTTACAGAGGGAAGGAGCCTCTCGCCCTGCAGATCTTCATCGGCACAGCGGACGATCGCATCCTCAAGCCTCACGCCTTTTACCAAGTTCACCGCATCACCGGCAAGACTGTGACGACCACGAGCTTTGAGAAGATTATCAACGGCACCAAAGTCCTGGAGATCCCCCTGGAGCCAAAGAACAACATGAAAGCAAT AATCGACTGTGCCGGGATCCTGAAGCTCCGGAACGCCGACATCGAGCTGAGGAAGGGCGAGACGGACGTGGGCCGGAAAAACACCCGAGTCCGTCTTGTGTTCCGTGTGCACATACCTCAGCCCGGAGGACAGCACGTCTCCCTGCAAGTGGCCTCGCATCCCATTGAGTGCT CTCAGCGTTCAGCGCACGAGCTTCCCATGGTGGAGAAGCAGGACATGGACAGCTGCTCCGTGCTCGGCGGCCAGCAGATGATCCTGACTGGGCAGAACTTCAGCTCCGATTCCAAGGTCATTTTTACGGAGAAGACTCAGG ATGGGCAGCAAATTTGGGAAATGGAAGCAACAGTGGACAAAGATAAAAGCCAGCCT AGCATGCTGTTTGTGGAGCTGCCGTCGTACCGGGACACGTCCGCCTGCCACTCGGTCAAAGTGAACTTCTACGTCATCAACGGCAAGAGGAAGCGCAGCCAGCCTCAGCACTTCACCTTCACTCCTCTGGCCT CTCCATCCATCAAGACAGAGCCTCTAGATGAGTATGAAGTCGACCACATGGGCTTCGCCGTGCCTCAGATCTTGGGCCTGTCCCCTCATCCCTACTACCACACCCCTCGTGGCGTCCTCCACCCGGACAACGGGCTGGTGTCCAGCATGGCCTCCTGCCAGCGCCTCAGCTCCAGCCTCCCCAGCCAGGACGCTcgtttccagcagcagagccCGGCCATCGTCTACTCCCGCGGGGGCAAGAGTCTCAGCGGCAGCCAGACTCTTTATCAGCAGACCGGAGGGATGATGCCCGACCCGCACCGGTCCGTCCTGGTCCACACCGGCTCCCCGGCTCAGTCTGTAGGTCCCATCGGTGCAGGCCAGCACCCCTCCATCATCCAGTTTTCCCCCACCAACCACCACCTGCTCCGGGGGGGAGACCCTCAGCCTCTCAGCGCTCCGCAGCCCGACTCCCAGCAGATCATCTACTGCGACGGCTACTCCCCTCGGTCGGCCAGCGACCACTCACCCACACCCCCCCAGGCTCAGGCCGACGCCACCCACCCTCAGCACTATCCCACCGTCATCCAGCAGCAGCCCTACATGCAGAAGGCGCCGCAGAAAATCCGGGCTCCCCCCGGCGCCGGGGAGATGGAGGCTCCGGGCGACGGCCAGAGGAGGGTGACGGTCAAAGAGGAGAACCTGGACCAGGCCTACCTAGATGATGGTGAGT
- the nfatc2a gene encoding nuclear factor of activated T-cells, cytoplasmic 2 isoform X2, with translation MSSFYDEKDLEEELSRVHYPDDDLEFEYLFEYEPPGSDFAGGHADDPNLASHKVLSPESEQAFPLEEASPYGIKSCSPPYGGHHTEVLSGYDNQEARNYLDSTRPAGLALSPRIEITPSREHYNHGRDSLQNHHLNISPRPTLTVPGHENLAYREPLCLSPASSNSSASWHSENYSPWTSPCVSPGSGQNPGDLCPRLQNIHTGSPRTSPGTSPRTSLVEDGLGQRSPSSRPGSRSTSPQGKRTYDMYRNPGLVPGHRSRSPSPHSGHEDHNISAHYTHSSLVDAMNGFGQPGLVPTKIVKTSNQVYALYPENHLEGNFLVSCDQDIKKPAAEPFFVIPPIWSKPLVSSICSIPVASLPPLEWPMPRRTDQYELHIDVQPKPHHRAHYETEGSRGAVKAPTGGHPVVQLHGYRGKEPLALQIFIGTADDRILKPHAFYQVHRITGKTVTTTSFEKIINGTKVLEIPLEPKNNMKAIIDCAGILKLRNADIELRKGETDVGRKNTRVRLVFRVHIPQPGGQHVSLQVASHPIECSQRSAHELPMVEKQDMDSCSVLGGQQMILTGQNFSSDSKVIFTEKTQDGQQIWEMEATVDKDKSQPSMLFVELPSYRDTSACHSVKVNFYVINGKRKRSQPQHFTFTPLASPSIKTEPLDEYEVDHMGFAVPQILGLSPHPYYHTPRGVLHPDNGLVSSMASCQRLSSSLPSQDARFQQQSPAIVYSRGGKSLSGSQTLYQQTGGMMPDPHRSVLVHTGSPAQSVGPIGAGQHPSIIQFSPTNHHLLRGGDPQPLSAPQPDSQQIIYCDGYSPRSASDHSPTPPQAQADATHPQHYPTVIQQQPYMQKAPQKIRAPPGAGEMEAPGDGQRRVTVKEENLDQAYLDDVNEIIRKDLTGVQARGQT, from the exons ATGAGCTCCTTTTACGACGAGAAAGACCTGGAGGAAGAGCTCAGTCGAGTCCACTACCCCGATGACGACCTGGAGTTTGAGTACTTGTTTGAATATGAGCCGCCCGGCAGCGACTTCGCTGGAGGACATGCAG aTGACCCCAACCTTGCATCCCACAAAGTCCTCAGCCCGGAGTCGGAGCAGGCGTTCCCCCTGGAGGAGGCCTCCCCGTACGGCATCAAGTCCTGCAGCCCCCCCTACGGCGGGCACCACACTGAGGTTCTCTCAGGTTATGACAACCAGGAGGCCAGAAACTACCTGGACAGTACCCGGCCCGCAGGCCTGGCGCTGAGCCCGCGGATTGAAATCACACCCTCCCGTGAGCACTACAACCATGGTCGGGACTCCCTGCAGAACCACCACCTGAACATTAGCCCCAGACCCACCCTGACCGTCCCCGGCCATGAGAACCTCGCCTACCGCGAGCCCCTGTGCCTGAGTCCCGCCAGCAGCAACTCCTCCGCCAGCTGGCATTCGGAGAACTACTCCCCCTGGACGTCCCCTTGTGTGTCCCCTGGCAGCGGCCAGAACCCCGGAGACCTCTGCCCCCGATTGCAGAACATCCACACTGGCTCCCCACGCACCTCCCCGGGCACCTCTCCTCGCACCAGCCTAGTCGAGGACGGCCTGGGACAGCGCTCGCCCTCCTCCAGACCTGGCTCCCGCTCCACCTCCCCACAGGGCAAACGCACCTACGACATGTACAGGAATCCAGGCCTGGTCCCTGGACATCGCTCCCGCAGTCCCTCCCCCCACAGCGGCCATGAAGATCACAACATCAGTGCCCactacacacacagcagcctcGTCGATGCCATGAACGGCTTCGGTCAGCCAGGCCTGGTGCCCACTAAGATAGTCAAGACGTCCAACCAGGTGTACGCCCTGTACCCAGAGAACCACCTGGAAGGGAACTTCTTGGTTTCCTGTGACCAGGACATAAAGAAACCTGCTGCAGAGCCTTTCTTTGTCATCCCCCCAATCTGGTCCAAGCCGCTGGTTTCCAGCATCTGCAG CATCCCTGtggcctccctccctccgctgGAATGGCCGATGCCCAGACGCACCGACCAGTATGAGCTGCACATCGACGTGCAGCCCAAGCCGCACCACAGAGCCCACTACGAGACGGAGGGAAGCCGGGGGGCGGTGAAGGCCCCGACAGGAGGACATCCGGTTGTGCAG CTTCATGGTTACAGAGGGAAGGAGCCTCTCGCCCTGCAGATCTTCATCGGCACAGCGGACGATCGCATCCTCAAGCCTCACGCCTTTTACCAAGTTCACCGCATCACCGGCAAGACTGTGACGACCACGAGCTTTGAGAAGATTATCAACGGCACCAAAGTCCTGGAGATCCCCCTGGAGCCAAAGAACAACATGAAAGCAAT AATCGACTGTGCCGGGATCCTGAAGCTCCGGAACGCCGACATCGAGCTGAGGAAGGGCGAGACGGACGTGGGCCGGAAAAACACCCGAGTCCGTCTTGTGTTCCGTGTGCACATACCTCAGCCCGGAGGACAGCACGTCTCCCTGCAAGTGGCCTCGCATCCCATTGAGTGCT CTCAGCGTTCAGCGCACGAGCTTCCCATGGTGGAGAAGCAGGACATGGACAGCTGCTCCGTGCTCGGCGGCCAGCAGATGATCCTGACTGGGCAGAACTTCAGCTCCGATTCCAAGGTCATTTTTACGGAGAAGACTCAGG ATGGGCAGCAAATTTGGGAAATGGAAGCAACAGTGGACAAAGATAAAAGCCAGCCT AGCATGCTGTTTGTGGAGCTGCCGTCGTACCGGGACACGTCCGCCTGCCACTCGGTCAAAGTGAACTTCTACGTCATCAACGGCAAGAGGAAGCGCAGCCAGCCTCAGCACTTCACCTTCACTCCTCTGGCCT CTCCATCCATCAAGACAGAGCCTCTAGATGAGTATGAAGTCGACCACATGGGCTTCGCCGTGCCTCAGATCTTGGGCCTGTCCCCTCATCCCTACTACCACACCCCTCGTGGCGTCCTCCACCCGGACAACGGGCTGGTGTCCAGCATGGCCTCCTGCCAGCGCCTCAGCTCCAGCCTCCCCAGCCAGGACGCTcgtttccagcagcagagccCGGCCATCGTCTACTCCCGCGGGGGCAAGAGTCTCAGCGGCAGCCAGACTCTTTATCAGCAGACCGGAGGGATGATGCCCGACCCGCACCGGTCCGTCCTGGTCCACACCGGCTCCCCGGCTCAGTCTGTAGGTCCCATCGGTGCAGGCCAGCACCCCTCCATCATCCAGTTTTCCCCCACCAACCACCACCTGCTCCGGGGGGGAGACCCTCAGCCTCTCAGCGCTCCGCAGCCCGACTCCCAGCAGATCATCTACTGCGACGGCTACTCCCCTCGGTCGGCCAGCGACCACTCACCCACACCCCCCCAGGCTCAGGCCGACGCCACCCACCCTCAGCACTATCCCACCGTCATCCAGCAGCAGCCCTACATGCAGAAGGCGCCGCAGAAAATCCGGGCTCCCCCCGGCGCCGGGGAGATGGAGGCTCCGGGCGACGGCCAGAGGAGGGTGACGGTCAAAGAGGAGAACCTGGACCAGGCCTACCTAGATGATG